A DNA window from Theobroma cacao cultivar B97-61/B2 chromosome 5, Criollo_cocoa_genome_V2, whole genome shotgun sequence contains the following coding sequences:
- the LOC18599716 gene encoding uncharacterized protein LOC18599716 isoform X1: MEIELEPRVKPLSYKVKATSRESPSQKASNVLDTDLRTHWSTATNTKEWILLELDEPCLLSHIRIYNKSVLEWEIAVGLRYKPETFVRVRPRCEAPRRDMMYPMNYTPCRYVRISCLRGNPIAIFFIQLIGISVTGLEPEFQPVVNHLLPQIMSHKQDAHDMYLQLLQDMTNRLLVFLPHLEADFANFSDAADSNLRFLAMLAGPFYPILHIVKERDTARSSGNIADSEVPRNTQSLSLLTVSSNFEPRRSRNTSPFVLSTSSSIAFRSDAIFVLLRKAYKDSNLGTVCRMACRMLQKLTEPLTMVDELTPSAEVTPVLDESSKSELLNPLPMVDYSKLFGEEFQVIDDQWDPSILNVLDVGAVEEGILHVLYACASQPQLCSKLEDSTSDFWSALPLVQALLPALRPFMSSPSDHVDDTFSQWKQPFVQQALSQIVVTASSSLYHPLLQACAGYLSSYSPSHAKAACVLIDLCCGVLAPWITQVIAKVDLTVELVEDLLGIIQGARHSMARARAALKYIVLVLSGHMDDILGKYKEVKHNILFLVEMLEPFLDPAIYTSTSKIAFGDVSFAFLEKQEQTCLIALNIIRTAVQKPAVLPSIESEWRRRSVAPSVLLSILEPRIQLPPEIDMCISPISEDVEHESLNASPVLHCESDGKTDVLETAVKMDALEDVSLLFAPPELRSTTLTNVCSIPNENVLELNQMDLNSEQKDVEKKISNQFQNSLVLDAGFAAEYYNLQADYLQLMNFRDCELKASEFQRLASDLHSQHEISHESHDAAIDALLLAAECYVNPFFVISLKASSNIMNKMNVCRVKIPKTFEMSELRRVTKKTNSNLQTISHLEKNRDKVVLKILLEAAELDRKYHKKLSDGEDCESYSVESDEQVIEISPFDIQSADAVTLVRQNQSLLCNFLIRRLQGEQHSLHEILMQCLVFLLHSATKLHCTPEHVIDIILQSANYLNGMLTSFSCRFKEGQCQLNPEKIHGLQRRWILLRRLVIASSGGGVGSDFAVNINNGFRHGNLIPPSAWMQKIPTFSHSTSPLVRFLGWMAISRNAKQFIEERLFLTSDMSELTYLLSIFADELAVVDKFVDPKHEDLKIEQSGDKQDSPIPNGVDLADGQHRYQSFRVIYPDLCKFFPNMKKQFEAFGEIILEAVGLQLKSLPSAVVPDILCWFSDLCSWPFFHKDQATSHSSCTHLKGHVAKNAKAIILFVLEAIVVEHMEALVPEIPRVVLVLVSLCRASYCDTSFLDSVLHLLKPIISYSLHKVSDEEKLLVDDSCHNFESLCFDELFSNIRQRNENQDSSLEKAFSGALTIFILASVFPDLSFQRRREILQSLTFWADFTAFEPSTSFHDYLCAFNAVMESCKVFLLQHLRVSNFVPLQLPPFSDSGKLGESGSESFSWFLNDILHGSTPNEISENLESNSFDAIVLNEKNYNLSEEEIEDFTKDLEGVISKLYPTIEQCWSLHHQLAKKLTIASAQCFVYSRCLLSMAPAIHNAEGYKNENSLPSKSVDRLPAQWKTGLEGLAGTILMLQENACWQVASVMLDCLLGVPLGFPLDNVIDSICTAIKNFSSKAPKISWRLQTDKWLSILCIRGIHSLHESEVPPLVNMFLTMLGHPEPEQRFIVLQHLGRLVGQDVDGGIMVQSSKFCSKIVSPGLVPSIPEKIISLLVSSTWDQVAVLASTDVSLSLRTRAMALLVDYVPFADRHQLQSFLAAADSLLYGLGRLVYPICEGPLLKLSLALITSACLYSPAEDISLIPQKVWENIETLGFSKAEYRLPDLEKKACQVLCRLRNEGDDAKEVLQEVLSSSSAKQSDPEFGSTRESVLQVLANLTSVQSYFDIFARETDQEAMELEEAELELDLIQKEGVLQESLKDSEDGHQLPRLATPVRDENRLQQIKDCIRSFKKNKLQDDIVARRQQKLLMRRARQKYLEEASLREAELLQELDRERTAEAEKDIERQRLLELERAKTRELRHNLDMEKERQTQRELQRELEQAESGLRSSRRDFPSSHSSRPRERYRERENGRSSNEGSTRTTSSSLQPENTTSSSMAAMPTVVLSGSRSFSGQPPTILQSRDRADECSSSYEENFDGSKDSGDTGSVGDPELVSAFDGQSGGFGSSQRHGSRGSKSRQVLERRERDGRRESKWERKHS, translated from the exons ATGGAGATAGAATTGGAGCCAAGGGTGAAGCCATTGAGTTACAAAGTGAAAGCAACATCTCGAGAGTCACCCTCTCAGAAAGCCTCTAACGTTCTTGACACCGACCTCAGGACTCATTGGTCCACTGCTACGAATACTAAGGAATGGATCTTGCTTGAGCTTGAT GAACCTTGCCTATTGTCACATATAAGGATTTATAACAAATCGGTGCTTGAATGGGAGATAGCTGTTGGCTTACGCTATAAG CCAGAGACATTTGTAAGAGTTCGCCCCCGCTGTGAGGCACCTCGCCGTGATATGATGTATCCTATGAACTACACTCCATGCCGTTATGTACGAATATCTTGTTTGCGAGGAAACCCaattgcaattttttttattcag TTGATTGGGATCTCAGTGACTGGTCTTGAACCAGAGTTTCAGCCAGTTGTTAATCACCTATTGCCGCAAATTATGTCACACAAACAAGATGCTCATGATATGTATCTTCAG TTGCTTCAAGACATGACAAATCGATTACTTGTGTTCCTTCCCCATCTTGAG GCAGACTTTGCCAATTTTTCAGATGCTGCTGATTCCAATTTACGTTTCCTGGCGATGCTTGCTGGTCCTTTTTATCCAATACTTCACATCGTGAAAGAAAG AGATACTGCCAGATCTTCAGGCAATATTGCTGATTCTGAAGTTCCTAGAAATACTCAGTCATTGTCATTACTGACAGTTTCCTCTAACTTTGAG CCAAGGAGATCTCGTAACACCTCACCTTTTGTCTTATCCACTTCCAGTTCCATAGCGTTCCGTTCAGATGCAATTTTTGTGCTGCTGAGAAAAGCATATAAAGATTCTAACCTAGGGACTGTTTGCAGAATG GCTTGTAGAATGCTTCAGAAGCTTACAGAGCCACTTACAATGGTAGACGAATTAACTCCTTCCGCTGAAGTTACACCAGTTTTGGATGAGTCATCAAAATCAGAGTTACTTAATCCTCTTCCCATGGTTGATTACTCAAAATTATTTGGGGAGGAATTCCAAGTGATAGATGATCAGTGGGACCCTAGCATTCTTAATGTCTTGGATGTGGGGGCAGTGGAAGAAGGAATTTTACATGTTCTCTATGCTTGTGCGTCTCAG CCTCAGCTCTGCAGCAAATTAGAAGACAGTACTTCTGACTTTTGGTCTGCATTACCACTTGTACAAGCATTGCTGCCAG CACTTCGTCCTTTCATGAGCAGTCCTTCTGATCATGTTGATGATACTTTTTCTCAATGGAAACAGCCTTTTGTTCAACAAGCTCTCTCTCAG ATTGTTGTTACAGCATCTTCTTCATTGTACCATCCACTTCTTCAAGCCTGTGCTGGCTATTTGTCATCATATTCACCATCTCAT gCTAAGGCTGCATGTGTTCTAATTGACCTATGTTGTGGCGTGCTAGCTCCTTGGATTACTCAGGTCATTGCAAAG GTTGATTTAACTGTGGAGCTTGTGGAGGACCTTTTGGGCATAATCCAG GGAGCCCGCCACTCAATGGCTCGTGCTCGTGCTGCTCTTAAATACATAGTGCTAGTTCTGTCGGGTCACATGGATGATATACTAGGGAAATATAAG GAAGTCAAGCACAATATTCTCTTTCTTGTGGAGATGCTAGAGCCTTTTCTCGATCCTGCCATATATACATCAACAAGCAAAATAGCCTTTGGTGATGTATCATTTGCTTTCCTGGAGAAGCAAGAGCAAACTTGTCTAATTGCCCTCAATATCATCCGTACAGCGGTTCAAAAGCCAGCTGTTCTTCCTTCGATTGAATCTGAATGGAGGCGTCGATCAGTTGCCCCTAG TGTCCTTCTTTCAATATTGGAACCCCGCATACAATTACCTCCAGAAATTGACATGTGCATATCTCCCATTTCTGAAGATGTTGAGCATGAATCATTGAATGCTTCTCCTGTCCTACATTGTGAGTCTGATGGCAAGACAGATGTACTTGAGACTGCTGTTAAGATGGATGCTTTAGAAGATGTTAGCCTTCTTTTTGCCCCTCCAGAACTTCGGAGTACCACGCTGACTAATGTTTGTAGCATTCCTAATGAAAATGTTCTGGAATTAAACCAAATGGATTTAAACTCAGAACAGAAAGatgttgagaaaaaaatttctaatcaatttcaaaacagTTTAGTTTTGGATGCTGGTTTCGCTGCTGAATACTACAACTTGCAAGCAGACTATTTGCAACTCATGAACTTCAGAGACTGCGAGCTTAAGGCATCTGAATTTCAGCGCTTGGCTTCAGATTTGCACTCACAGCATGAGATTTCTCATGAAAGCCATGATGCTGCTATAGATGCTTTGCTCTTGGCTGCAGAATGCTATGTCAATCCCTTCTTTGTGATATCTCTTAAAGCCAGTTCAAATATAATGAACAAGATGAATGTCTGCAGGGTTAAAATTCCAAAGACTTTTGAAATGTCAGAGCTTAGAAGGGTTACTAAGAAGACTAACAGCAATTTGCAGACAATATCTCATCTTGAAAAGAACAGAGATAAGGTTGTCCTTAAAATACTGCTTGAGGCTGCTGAATTAGATAGGAAGTATCACAAAAAGTTGTCAGATGGAGAAGATTGTGAAAGCTACTCTGTAGAATCCGATGAACAAGTCATAGAGATATCTCCCTTTGATATACAGTCAGCAGATGCTGTCACCTTGGTTCGACAAAATCAGTCCTTATTGTGCAATTTTCTGATTAGACGATTGCAAGGAGAACAACATTCTTTGCATGAAATTCTCATGCAGTGTCTTGTGTTTCTGTTGCACTCAGCCACTAAGCTACATTGCACCCCTGAACATGTGATTGATATTATTTTGCAATCTGCTAACTACCTTAATGGGATGTTAACATCTTTCTCTTGTCGGTTCAAAGAAGGCCAGTGCCAGTTGAATCCTGAAAAGATACATGGTTTACAACGCCGCTGGATACTGCTGCGAAGATTAGTAATTGCTTCAAGTGGTGGTGGTGTTGGTTCAGACTTTGCAGTCAATATCAACAATGGCTTCCGCCATGGAAACTTGATTCCTCCTTCAGCCTGGATGCAGAAAATACCCACATTTTCTCATTCTACTTCTCCACTTGTTCGCTTTCTTGGCTGGATGGCAATATCTCGAAATGCAAAACAGTTCATAGAGGAGCGCCTTTTCCTTACTTCAGACATGTCAGAACTGACATATTTACTCTCTATATTTGCAGATGAGCTTGCGGTAGTAGATAAATTTGTTGATCCTAAACATGAAGATCTAAAGATTGAACAATCTGGGGATAAACAAGACTCTCCAATCCCTAATGGCGTTGATCTTGCTGATGGGCAGCATAGATATCAATCTTTCCGGGTCATCTACCCTGATCTCTGTaaattctttccaaatatGAAAAAGCAGTTTGAAGCTTTTGGGGAAATCATTTTGGAAGCTGTTGGGTTGCAGCTGAAATCACTACCTTCTGCTGTTGTGCCTGATATTTTGTGCTGGTTTTCTGATTTGTGTTCATGGCCTTTTTTCCACAAGGACCAAGCTACTTCACACAGCAGTTGTACTCATTTGAAGGGCCATGTTGCGAAAAATGCCAAAGCTATAATTCTCTTCGTGTTAGAAGCCATTGTTGTGGAGCACATGGAAGCACTGGTGCCTGAGATACCAAGAGTTGTGCTAGTGTTGGTATCCCTTTGTAGAGCCTCCTATTGTGACACGTCATTTCTTGATTCTGTATTACATCTGTTAAAGCCAATTATCTCATATTCGTTGCATAAGGTGTCTGATGAGGAGAAATTGTTAGTTGATGATTCTTGTCACAATTTTGAGTCTTTATGCTTTGATGAGCTTTTCAGTAACATCAGACAAAGAAATGAGAATCAAGATAGTTCTCTAGAGAAAGCATTCAGCGGAGCACTGACAATTTTCATACTGGCTTCTGTCTTTCCAGATTTATCCTTCCAACGTAGAAGAGAAATATTGCAGTCATTAACATTCTGGGCTGATTTCACTGCTTTTGAGCCAAGTACCTCTTTTCATGACTATCTCTGTGCTTTTAATGCTGTCATGGAAAGTTGCAAAGTTTTCTTGCTTCAGCATCTAAGGGTCTCTAATTTTGTTCCTCTTCAGTTGCCTCCCTTTTCTGACTCCGGGAAACTTGGTGAAAGTGGCTCAGAATCCTTTTCATGGTTTCTTAACGATATATTGCATGGCTCTACTCCAAATGAAATTTCTGAAAATCTGGAAAGTAACAGCTTTGATGCTATTGtcttaaatgagaaaaattacAATCTGTCTGAAGAGGAAATAGAGGACTTTACAAAAGACTTAGAGGGTGTCATTTCAAAGCTTTATCCAACTATTGAGCAATGTTGGTCTCTTCATCATCAGCTGGCAAAGAAGCTTACTATTGCATCAGCACAATGTTTTGTGTACTCAAGATGTTTGTTGTCTATGGCTCCAGCAATTCATAATGCTGAAGGGTATAAGAATGAAAATTCTTTGCCTTCTAAATCAGTTGACCGGTTGCCAGCTCAGTGGAAAACTGGTCTTGAAGGTCTTGCTGGAACAATATTGATGCTCCAAGAAAATGCGTGCTGGCAAGTTGCATCTGTGATGCTTGATTGCCTTCTCGGAGTGCCCCTTGGTTTTCCTCTTGATAATGTTATTGATTCTATTTGTACTGCAATAAAAAACTTTTCTAGCAAGGCACCAAAAATTTCTTGGCGTTTGCAAACTGATAAATGGTTGTCAATATTATGCATAAGAGGCATCCATAGCCTTCATGAAAGTGAAGTTCCTCCTCTAGTTAATATGTTTCTTACAATGCTGGGCCACCCTGAACCTGAGCAACGCTTTATAGTGCTTCAGCACTTGGGTAGATTGGTAGGACAAGATGTAGATGGAGGAATAATGGTACAGTCTTCTAAGTTTTGCAGTAAGATAGTTTCACCAGGCTTAGTACCTTCTATTCCTGAAAAGATAATTTCACTTTTGGTCTCAAGTACCTGGGATCAGGTGGCTGTTCTGGCATCAACAGATGTGTCATTATCCTTGAGGACTCGTGCAATGGCGCTTCTCGTGGATTATGTCCCGTTTGCTGATAGGCATCAGTTACAATCCTTCCTTGCAGCAGCTGATAGTCTTCTATATGGCTTGGGCAGGCTTGTTTACCCTATTTGTGAGGGACCATTACTTAAACTTTCATTAGCACTTATTACTAGTGCTTGTCTATACTCACCAGCTGAAGATATTTCTTTGATTCCTCAAAAGGTTTGGGAAAATATTGAGACTTTAGGGTTTTCCAAAGCTG AATACAGACTTCCAGATCTTGAGAAGAAGGCATGCCAAGTCTTGTGTAGATTGAGAAATGAAGGAGATGATGCCAAAGAG GTCCTGCAAGAAGTGCTCTCTTCAAGTTCTGCAAAACAATCTGACCCAGAATTTGGGAGCACCCGGGAATCTGTTCTTCAG GTCCTTGCTAATCTAACTTCTGTTCAGTCATACTTTGATATTTTTGCAAGGGAAACTGACCAAGAGGCTATG GAACTAGAGGAGGCTGAATTGGAATTGGATCTTATTCAGAAAGAAGGTGTCCTTCAAGAATCATTGAAAGACTCTGAAGATGGACATCAGCTTCCGCGTCTAGCCA CTCCTGTGAGAGATGAAAACCGTCTTCAGCAAATCAAGGATTGCATTCGTTCTTT CAAGAAGAACAAACTTCAAGACGATATAGTAGCTCGCAGGCAACAGAAACTTCTTATGAGGCGTGCTCGTCAAAAATACCTGGAAGAGGCATCTTTGCGAGAAGCTGAGCTTTTGCAAGAACTTGATAG GGAAAGGACTGCtgaagctgaaaaagacaTTGAGAGGCAGCGCTTGTTGGAACTTGAACGAGCTAAAACAAGGGAATTACGTCACAATCTTGATATGGAAAAGGAGAGGCAAACACAG AGAGAACTTCAGAGAGAATTGGAGCAGGCTGAATCTGGACTAAGATCTTCAAGGCGTGACTTCCCTTCATCTCATAGTAG TAGGCCTCGGGAAAGGTATCGTGAGAGGGAAAATGGAAGATCAAGTAATGAAGGAAGCACAAGAACTACTAGTAGCAGCCTGCAACCTGAAAATACCACTAGTTCATCGATGGCTGCAATGCCAACAGTTGTTCTGTCAGGATCACGATCGTTTTCGGGCCAGCCACCCACCATTTTACAATCCCGTGACCGTGCAGATGAATGTAGCAGCAGTTAcgaagaaaattttgatggaaGTAAGGACTCAGGAGACACAGGTAGTGTTGGTGATCCAGAGTTAGTGTCTGCATTTGATGGACAATCAGGTGGCTTTGGATCTTCTCAAAGGCATGGATCTAGAGGGAGCAAGTCCAGGCAGGTATTAGAGAGGAGAGAGAGGGATGGTAGACGTGAAAGCAAGTGGGAGAGGAAACATTCTTGA